The Candidatus Cetobacterium colombiensis genome includes a window with the following:
- a CDS encoding RAMP superfamily CRISPR-associated protein produces the protein MIIKYSVILETPAMTGKDGVIGKDLDLITKLDNDGLPYFSASQVKGILKEKVALFSAALNFGFPVNKYFGLEGEVESGMRFSPLTLDSKEYLEYKEFLTDDRSGIRIDKASKTTAEGSLFSYEFIRKGLKFCGEIEIFHALEGENLKFFKACLERIDAIGGLKSRGLGKVTFKVLETTANKDNLNKKLDTGSFKEYSYTLKPLENLILKNQEIGNEITTNNYIHGGTLRGAIISLLDREFNVDTEALVKNLKVSQGLPKNHFVASASIFQSKYPIKNGKVVRVNKLLSKNSEDKVDGKEVKFERYGSPVVNAHFEKLVINKQSEINIAIDVETKTSEEGKLFNKEILLAKDMEFSGKILLSEDIAKTLSNRHIYIGKNKSKGFGKCLITFEPTNVKKEKVDSNKLEKLSKEIGNDKKYFTIDFNSDMILPFIDTVSIGDKIKELLGLESVVWEESKSFINIISIGGYNQLNKIRKSTEFAIAKGGVLTFSTTGFTNELIERLNSIQEKGIGSRKNEGFGDVEISSKNHLEVK, from the coding sequence ATGATAATAAAATATAGTGTTATTTTGGAAACTCCAGCAATGACTGGAAAAGATGGAGTTATTGGAAAGGATTTAGATCTAATTACAAAACTTGATAATGATGGTCTTCCATATTTTAGTGCCTCTCAAGTAAAAGGTATTTTAAAGGAAAAGGTGGCTTTATTTTCTGCAGCTTTAAACTTTGGATTTCCTGTAAATAAATATTTTGGATTAGAGGGAGAGGTTGAATCTGGTATGAGGTTTTCTCCTTTAACGTTAGATTCTAAAGAATATTTAGAGTATAAAGAGTTTTTAACTGACGATAGATCTGGTATCAGAATAGATAAAGCTAGCAAAACTACTGCTGAAGGGTCTCTATTCTCATATGAGTTTATTAGAAAAGGGCTAAAGTTTTGTGGAGAGATTGAGATCTTTCATGCTCTTGAAGGAGAGAATTTAAAATTTTTCAAAGCTTGTTTAGAGAGAATAGATGCTATTGGTGGCTTAAAGTCTAGAGGACTAGGTAAGGTTACATTTAAAGTTTTAGAAACTACTGCAAATAAAGATAATTTAAATAAAAAACTGGATACAGGTAGCTTTAAAGAATACAGCTACACTCTTAAACCTCTAGAGAATCTAATCTTAAAAAATCAGGAGATTGGTAATGAGATTACAACGAATAACTATATCCATGGGGGAACTTTAAGAGGAGCTATTATCTCTCTTTTAGATAGAGAGTTTAACGTTGATACTGAAGCTCTTGTTAAAAATTTAAAGGTGAGTCAAGGTTTACCTAAAAATCACTTTGTAGCTTCTGCTTCTATTTTCCAAAGTAAATATCCTATTAAAAATGGAAAGGTAGTTCGTGTTAATAAACTTTTATCTAAAAACTCTGAAGACAAAGTTGATGGTAAAGAGGTTAAATTTGAAAGATATGGTTCTCCTGTTGTTAATGCACATTTTGAAAAACTGGTTATAAATAAACAAAGTGAAATAAATATAGCAATTGATGTTGAAACTAAAACTTCTGAAGAGGGGAAACTTTTCAATAAAGAGATTCTTTTAGCTAAGGATATGGAGTTTTCAGGAAAAATACTTTTAAGTGAAGATATTGCTAAAACTCTTTCAAATAGACACATCTATATTGGAAAGAATAAGAGTAAAGGATTTGGAAAGTGTCTAATAACTTTCGAACCTACAAATGTTAAGAAAGAAAAAGTAGATTCTAATAAACTTGAAAAATTATCAAAAGAGATTGGAAATGATAAAAAATATTTTACAATAGATTTTAACTCGGATATGATTTTACCATTTATAGATACTGTATCTATTGGTGACAAAATTAAAGAACTTTTAGGTTTAGAATCAGTTGTATGGGAAGAAAGCAAAAGTTTTATCAACATAATCTCAATTGGTGGCTATAATCAATTAAACAAAATTAGAAAATCAACAGAGTTTGCCATTGCAAAGGGTGGAGTACTAACTTTTTCAACTACTGGATTTACTAATGAACTGATTGAAAGACTAAACTCTATCCAAGAGAAAGGGATAGGATCTAGAAAAAATGAGGGATTTGGAGATGTTGAAATCAGTAGTAAAAACCATTTGGAGGTAAAGTAA
- a CDS encoding Cas10/Cmr2 second palm domain-containing protein, whose protein sequence is MYLVSVETVKIKDFIFNTNKLKTIRGASFLLDYLNQVVVKDILNKNGVGKDDILYVAAGNAKFYCKDKEVAKKIEAEIKEVYNNFAPDSKLAISYIDAKGEEVWDAMDKLAKATNVVKNKGFSKINLDLPFIEKCGICCDNPVQIKKENFNENLESYVKNFDSYLENEKLKTLNDRYKIEYQIFDKDGVSGICPSCFAKYIAANLIKDDFQEIGFYSDFKKEFKDEFKPVDSLEEYKLKKSFIGFMYSDGDSVGEFLKNAKENFKGKDKGEDKYKEFIKNFSQTLDIHTKGSLIEVLKELREENKLDEHFGEFLIVGGDDVCAVFPGHIVMEVSTRFQERFNSKMKDYYKTCNFKNNGSNITSSGGVIIAKAKTPMYYLFDQSLTLQKNAKKKRYETYENKNVDFKNGFIDFQVIGSEGTVNIGDFRKGVKNLIQRPYSIEDMDSCKKIDNLLQLIESLKASNFPKNKLRMYYDLKAEIEKNPNKSMENLFELINTIVKLDSEQKELILSWIGKKNLSNSHEDTLKEILNNIFDVIELYDFVGGSK, encoded by the coding sequence ATGTATTTAGTATCAGTGGAAACTGTTAAAATTAAAGATTTTATTTTTAATACCAATAAACTAAAAACAATAAGAGGTGCTAGTTTTTTATTAGACTATTTAAACCAAGTTGTTGTAAAGGATATTTTAAATAAAAATGGCGTTGGAAAAGATGATATTCTCTATGTTGCAGCTGGAAATGCTAAATTTTATTGTAAAGATAAAGAAGTAGCTAAAAAAATAGAAGCTGAAATTAAAGAGGTTTACAATAATTTTGCTCCAGATTCAAAGCTTGCTATATCATATATAGATGCTAAAGGGGAAGAAGTATGGGATGCTATGGACAAATTAGCCAAAGCAACTAACGTTGTTAAAAATAAAGGTTTTTCTAAAATAAATTTAGATCTTCCTTTTATTGAAAAATGTGGCATCTGTTGCGACAATCCTGTTCAGATTAAAAAAGAAAATTTTAATGAAAATTTAGAAAGCTATGTTAAAAACTTTGACTCATATTTAGAGAATGAAAAACTTAAAACTTTAAATGATAGATATAAAATTGAATATCAAATTTTTGATAAAGATGGAGTTTCTGGGATTTGTCCATCATGTTTTGCAAAATATATAGCTGCAAACCTTATTAAAGATGATTTCCAAGAAATTGGTTTTTATTCAGATTTTAAAAAAGAGTTTAAAGATGAATTTAAACCTGTAGATAGCTTAGAGGAATATAAATTAAAGAAATCTTTTATAGGATTTATGTACTCTGATGGAGATTCTGTTGGTGAATTTTTAAAAAATGCTAAGGAAAACTTTAAAGGTAAAGATAAAGGTGAAGATAAATATAAAGAGTTTATAAAAAATTTCTCACAAACTTTAGATATACATACTAAAGGTAGCTTAATCGAAGTTTTAAAAGAGTTAAGAGAGGAGAATAAACTTGATGAACACTTTGGAGAGTTTCTAATTGTTGGAGGAGATGACGTTTGTGCTGTCTTTCCTGGACATATAGTTATGGAAGTTTCTACAAGATTCCAAGAGAGATTTAACTCTAAAATGAAAGATTACTATAAAACTTGTAACTTTAAAAATAATGGTAGCAATATAACATCTTCAGGTGGTGTTATTATAGCTAAGGCAAAAACACCTATGTACTATCTTTTTGATCAGAGCTTAACTCTTCAAAAAAATGCAAAGAAAAAAAGATATGAAACATATGAAAATAAAAATGTAGATTTTAAAAATGGATTTATTGATTTCCAAGTTATAGGTTCTGAAGGGACGGTTAATATTGGAGATTTTAGAAAAGGAGTTAAAAACCTTATTCAAAGACCATACTCTATTGAAGATATGGATTCTTGTAAAAAGATTGATAACCTACTTCAGTTAATTGAAAGTTTAAAAGCTTCTAACTTCCCTAAAAATAAGTTAAGAATGTACTATGATTTAAAAGCTGAAATTGAGAAAAATCCAAATAAATCTATGGAAAATCTATTTGAACTTATTAATACCATTGTAAAACTTGATTCAGAACAGAAAGAATTAATTTTAAGTTGGATTGGTAAGAAAAATTTAAGTAACTCTCACGAAGATACATTAAAAGAGATTTTAAACAATATCTTTGATGTAATTGAACTTTATGATTTTGTAGGGGGGAGTAAATAA
- the csx20 gene encoding CRISPR-associated protein Csx20, with product MTTMFLLFSHKLTNEQIISAKKDLNCENLVYLPEELQKLWSNTPPTDEGYMYLTNFETFILNNYKKGDYALIQGDWGYTYHMVNFCKKIGVIPVYSTTERNSKDIINNDGSISKISIFKHVIYKRY from the coding sequence ATGACAACAATGTTTCTACTTTTCTCTCATAAATTAACTAATGAACAAATAATATCTGCTAAAAAAGATTTAAATTGTGAAAATTTAGTTTATTTGCCAGAAGAGTTACAAAAGCTTTGGTCCAATACTCCCCCTACGGATGAAGGGTATATGTATTTAACAAACTTTGAAACTTTTATTTTAAATAACTATAAAAAAGGTGACTATGCACTTATTCAAGGTGATTGGGGTTATACTTATCATATGGTAAACTTTTGTAAAAAAATTGGAGTTATTCCTGTATATTCAACTACTGAAAGAAACTCTAAAGATATTATCAATAATGATGGTAGCATTTCAAAGATATCAATATTTAAACATGTGATTTATAAGCGTTATTAA
- a CDS encoding protein kinase domain-containing protein — protein MVQNIVVIDTCALMNKNTLKFLSKSNIPQFYVFEESFQELKKLQKKGKNLEKLKIASKILDSLNKKNKLVRVNSSATTHADAAILSRVHDGATKKDMLIITDDKNLARDLLKTKTCKSVNYRDVYIKKVDEFGDLIDTLAYFGKQKSVKEGVKVEGSKTLIKTYIPEKNDKIKLMSKEQDMDIVLPESLVQGGEGKIYFYGDLAIKIFHANKLTQERVEKLKLLSDKNITIPNVATVNGIVFNETNDIVGYSMKKFEGKTLEAVLLKSIDRNKAKEIAKNILTTINKLHKKNILMGDINPNNILVDDKNQICLIDVDSYQIDNYPCYVFKEEFLPPEFSGENMGTYMRDVSNEYFPISILLFKILMNGKHPYDQRQSEKTLSERIKTLNFKYSVDGKELENTPKGIWNTLWNELPEYMRLHFYKAFTQNEKRYTCEFWLKLLKNL, from the coding sequence ATGGTACAAAATATAGTTGTAATTGATACGTGTGCACTAATGAATAAAAATACTTTAAAATTTCTCTCTAAATCTAATATACCACAATTTTATGTATTTGAAGAGAGTTTTCAAGAGTTAAAAAAATTACAAAAGAAGGGTAAAAATTTAGAAAAATTAAAGATAGCATCAAAAATATTAGATTCTTTAAATAAAAAAAATAAGTTAGTACGAGTAAATTCATCAGCTACTACTCATGCTGATGCTGCCATATTATCAAGAGTTCATGATGGAGCTACAAAAAAAGATATGCTGATAATAACAGATGATAAAAATTTAGCAAGAGATTTATTAAAAACAAAAACTTGTAAATCAGTTAATTATAGAGATGTGTATATAAAAAAGGTAGATGAGTTTGGAGATTTAATAGATACGTTAGCGTATTTTGGAAAGCAAAAATCTGTTAAAGAGGGAGTAAAAGTTGAAGGATCTAAGACACTGATTAAAACATATATTCCTGAGAAAAATGATAAAATAAAGCTTATGTCAAAAGAGCAAGATATGGATATAGTTTTGCCTGAGAGTTTAGTACAAGGGGGAGAAGGGAAAATCTATTTTTATGGAGATTTAGCTATAAAAATCTTTCACGCCAATAAATTAACACAGGAAAGAGTTGAAAAACTTAAACTTTTATCTGATAAAAATATAACAATACCTAATGTAGCAACGGTAAATGGAATTGTATTTAATGAGACAAATGACATTGTAGGTTATAGTATGAAAAAATTTGAAGGTAAAACATTAGAAGCTGTATTATTAAAATCTATCGATAGAAATAAAGCAAAAGAAATTGCTAAAAATATATTAACAACAATAAATAAGCTTCATAAAAAAAATATACTAATGGGGGATATAAATCCAAATAACATATTGGTAGACGATAAGAATCAAATATGTCTTATAGATGTTGATTCATACCAAATTGATAACTATCCATGCTACGTTTTTAAAGAGGAGTTTTTGCCACCAGAGTTTAGTGGCGAAAATATGGGGACATATATGAGAGATGTTTCTAATGAATACTTTCCAATCTCGATACTTCTTTTTAAAATTTTAATGAACGGAAAGCACCCTTATGATCAAAGGCAAAGTGAGAAAACTTTAAGTGAAAGAATAAAAACTTTGAATTTTAAATATAGTGTGGATGGAAAAGAATTAGAAAATACTCCAAAAGGAATTTGGAATACTCTTTGGAATGAGTTACCTGAATATATGAGATTACACTTTTATAAAGCTTTCACACAAAATGAAAAAAGATATACATGTGAGTTTTGGTTAAAACTTTTAAAAAATCTATAG
- a CDS encoding ThiF family adenylyltransferase produces MEKYEIRFKKNNLDKILKNLFLNKDKEQFCIVLAKKDVINQFVIFKEIEVFYPKESDVLSSSLTHISIKKEFIYRILLEFNQRVDIDTLIEIHTHPFLQLNDKVNFSSTDNEDEINFNDYLKSNYSNLNYASVVLSDNSYEARIYLENEIGKIKIKELDVNKEILNKKYLDIYERNIDYMGLNNLKKIFSTEKISIVGVGGLGSIVAEHLVNMGFNNLVLIDNDVVEYSNLNRLVGAKYKDAQEKKLKVEVVKKHLLEINPFLNIKSISSEVKSDEALNELVESSKVFLTTDNHSSRALVNDFCLKYFIPFISIGVNISVINNAISDISGEIIKIFPGDKFCLRCLQRIRQINVDYENIENEKIKEKILKRGYLKEHKEPAVKTLNTILASLGVDSYVNEFTNYNRESSILVYENNKIPIIYEDNISIKNKNKNCYVCNL; encoded by the coding sequence TTGGAAAAATATGAAATTCGTTTTAAAAAAAATAATTTGGATAAAATTTTAAAAAATTTATTTTTAAATAAAGATAAAGAACAATTTTGTATAGTCTTAGCTAAAAAAGATGTAATTAATCAATTCGTTATTTTTAAAGAAATAGAAGTATTTTATCCTAAAGAAAGTGATGTATTGAGCTCTAGTTTAACTCATATATCTATAAAAAAAGAGTTTATTTATAGAATACTTTTAGAATTTAATCAAAGAGTTGACATTGATACATTGATAGAGATACATACACATCCTTTTTTACAGTTAAATGACAAAGTAAATTTTTCTTCGACAGATAATGAAGATGAAATTAATTTCAATGATTATTTAAAATCTAATTATTCAAATTTAAATTATGCAAGTGTAGTTCTATCTGATAATTCTTATGAAGCGAGAATATATTTAGAAAATGAGATAGGTAAAATAAAAATAAAGGAATTAGATGTAAATAAAGAGATTTTAAATAAAAAATACTTAGATATTTACGAAAGAAATATCGATTATATGGGACTTAATAATTTAAAAAAGATATTTTCAACTGAAAAAATTTCAATAGTGGGAGTTGGAGGTTTAGGTTCTATAGTTGCAGAGCATTTAGTCAATATGGGGTTTAATAATTTAGTCTTAATAGACAATGATGTTGTAGAATATTCAAATTTAAATAGATTAGTTGGTGCAAAATATAAAGATGCTCAAGAAAAAAAACTTAAAGTAGAGGTTGTAAAAAAACATTTATTAGAAATAAATCCATTTTTAAATATAAAATCTATAAGTTCAGAAGTTAAATCAGATGAAGCATTAAATGAATTAGTAGAAAGTAGTAAAGTTTTTTTGACTACAGACAACCACTCAAGTAGAGCACTAGTTAATGATTTTTGTTTAAAATATTTTATTCCATTTATTTCAATAGGAGTAAATATTAGTGTTATAAATAATGCTATTTCAGATATAAGTGGAGAAATTATAAAAATATTTCCAGGAGATAAATTTTGTTTAAGATGTTTGCAAAGAATAAGACAAATAAATGTAGATTATGAAAATATTGAAAATGAAAAAATTAAGGAAAAAATTTTAAAAAGAGGATATCTAAAAGAGCATAAAGAACCAGCTGTAAAAACATTAAATACTATCTTAGCATCGTTAGGTGTTGACAGTTACGTAAATGAATTTACAAACTATAATAGAGAAAGCTCAATTTTAGTTTATGAAAATAATAAAATACCAATTATTTATGAAGATAATATAAGTATAAAAAATAAAAATAAAAATTGTTATGTATGTAATTTATAA
- a CDS encoding NYN domain-containing protein, giving the protein MERVGVVLDFFNFQNAVSKSGAELNYEKFLEYLGSLEEGRKLVDAYAYFNLNYTTENTERLLIEDIEKSGFLIKKKINYSKEEEEYNFYQTEMIIDILKFVSELKIDILVFGSKDSIFYPLLKTLRDKGVRVELISVENFENERLKGISQGVISINEFIEENTEEINNINNLENEEVL; this is encoded by the coding sequence ATGGAAAGAGTTGGTGTAGTTTTAGATTTTTTTAATTTTCAAAATGCGGTATCCAAATCAGGGGCAGAATTAAATTATGAAAAATTTTTAGAATATTTAGGAAGTTTAGAAGAAGGGAGAAAATTAGTTGATGCATATGCTTATTTCAATTTAAATTATACAACAGAAAATACAGAAAGATTATTAATAGAGGATATTGAAAAATCAGGGTTTTTAATAAAAAAAAAAATTAATTATTCAAAAGAGGAAGAAGAGTATAATTTTTATCAAACAGAAATGATTATAGATATTTTAAAATTTGTTTCAGAATTGAAAATAGATATTCTTGTTTTCGGGTCTAAAGACAGTATATTTTATCCATTATTAAAAACACTTAGAGATAAAGGTGTCAGAGTAGAATTGATTTCGGTTGAAAATTTTGAAAATGAAAGACTAAAAGGAATTTCTCAAGGAGTAATCTCAATAAATGAGTTTATTGAAGAAAATACAGAAGAAATTAACAATATAAATAATTTAGAAAATGAGGAGGTATTATAA
- a CDS encoding E2/UBC family protein, translating into MAIINGKRVSIPTPKDVGGSRIKKAVNVNNNRRLIIEKEDNSFETIKDDGVYKLDDFTKISNIPDRTKGNFFQVRSNLSKAVIKNQVIDIGTKLFRNQNLKFDEENCDWLVVPNYRLPKNWHHLSKETPLLIVFPTDYPNNPPIGFYLKADLQISPNGHFYNLAYHSAAKEPLEYGWKWYCVYVENGAWQPHFVKYIEDWKKGDNLWTYFQLITEVLESTDH; encoded by the coding sequence ATGGCAATCATAAATGGGAAAAGAGTTTCAATACCTACACCTAAAGATGTTGGGGGATCTCGAATAAAAAAAGCTGTTAATGTAAATAATAATAGAAGACTTATAATTGAAAAAGAAGATAATAGTTTCGAAACAATAAAAGATGATGGGGTTTATAAGTTAGATGATTTTACAAAAATAAGTAATATTCCAGATAGAACAAAAGGAAACTTTTTTCAAGTACGTTCTAATTTATCTAAAGCTGTCATAAAAAACCAGGTTATTGATATAGGTACAAAATTATTTAGAAATCAAAATCTAAAATTTGATGAAGAAAATTGTGACTGGCTAGTAGTTCCAAACTATAGATTACCTAAAAATTGGCATCATTTAAGCAAAGAAACTCCACTGTTGATTGTTTTCCCTACTGATTATCCAAATAATCCTCCAATAGGGTTTTATTTAAAAGCAGATTTACAAATATCACCAAATGGACATTTTTATAATTTAGCCTATCACTCGGCTGCCAAAGAACCTTTAGAGTATGGTTGGAAGTGGTATTGCGTGTATGTTGAAAATGGAGCTTGGCAACCACACTTTGTAAAATATATAGAAGATTGGAAGAAAGGAGACAATCTATGGACTTATTTTCAATTAATAACAGAAGTTTTGGAGAGTACAGATCACTAA